From the genome of Deferribacteraceae bacterium V6Fe1:
ACTTTGAGATATTTTATCTTTTCAATGAATTCTTCATCAATATAAAGGCTTACGCCCTTTTTCCTGTATATATAAAATATTTTGTTATCATCGATTTGTGATATTTTAACCAGTATCTCAATAGGTAGTTTATCCATTAAGCTTTGTCTTTCGTTAAAAGTATAATCGTTATTAACTATTCCATATAAAATCATATTTCTGAGTGCCTGAAGCTTTGCTGTTATTGTTAAAGAATCAGGGTCAACCAGAGGTTCTTTGATTTTCAAATTTCCAAAATCCTCAGAAATTTCAAGTATAGGATTTTTCCCTTCGAGAAAAAACAGGTCTTCAAAGTTGTATTCGTCTGTAATGTAACGTAAATCGATGTTAAATATGACTCCATTTGAGTCTACATAGTGTGCACTTGAAAGAGAATCGAGGGACAAAATAAGACTATTATTTTTTAAATTTGATGTAAGTCTGAAAAATGATGTAAGCTGTCGCGGAGAATTTATAGGCTGTATGACTTCACAAAATACCGAGCCTAACTCAAAGGAGTAATAATTAACAATGTCAAGAAGATTTTTCCCTTCAAAGTGAGGCTTTTCAAGAACAAAAATAATTCTTTCAAAATCAGGAACTTTAATGTTTTCGTAGATAAAATCCGAAACGGTATTATCATCTATTAAGTTTACCAAAGTTTCAGTGGTTTTAACTGTACCGGAGTGAGAAATATTGTCTATTCCGCTTGAAAAAAAGTAATATTTAATCCCAGTATTGAATTGAATAAGAATAAGACCGTCGCTGGTTGAATGCTCTTCCTTTATGATTGGAGTATTATTTTTTTCAGTTTCACTTGTAGATGGTGATATAATATTTTCATTTTCTTCATCGATAGCGTTATCGGTATTTGCAGTGGCAGACTCACTTTGTTTATCTTTGGTAGCCGGCTTGTCAGATTTTTTGACACCTATTATTTCAGGATTATAGTTTTCCCTTATAATCCATTCTTCTGTATCTACAATGATATCTTGCTTAATTGTGTATTCACAAGCAAGTCTGTATCCTGCATCCAAGTTAACGATAGCAATCATTAACCTGTCTTTTTTAGTGGGTTTGTTAATCTCTTTGCCGTCAACGGCTGTGACTTTTACCTTGCATTTGCCACATTGACCGTCACCTGAGCAGAGAGATTGTATAGGAATATTATTATCTTTTAGTACTTGAAAAAGTTTGGCACCAGATTTTGCTTCTACGGTAATGTTTTTATTCTTAACAATTACCTTATATTTTTTAGAAAAAAACATACTATAATATTTGCCCTAAAAATTGCCTTAACCTTTCATTTTTAGGATTTGCAAAAAGCTCCATCGGTGTCCCTGTCTCAACAATTTCGCCAAGGTCCATAAATACAACCCTGTCTGCCACTTCTCTTGCAAACCCCATTTCGTGGGTGACAACTACCATAGTCATCCCTTCTTTTGCAAGGGTTTTCATAACGTCAAGTACTTCACCAATCATTTCAGGGTCAAGTGCACTTGTCGGCTCATCAAAAAGCATTATTTTTGGCCTCATTGCAAGTGCTCTTGCAATAGCAATTCTTTGTTGCTGTCCACCAGACAGTTGGCTTGGGTAGCTGTTTGCCCTGTCAGCAAGTCCAACTTTTTCCAGTAGGGTCATTGCTATTTCGGTAGCTTCCTTTTCATTCATTTTCCTTACTTTCATAGGTGCTAATGTAATATTATCCAAAGCAGTCATATGGGGGAACAGGTTAAACTGTTGAAAGACCATTCCGACTTCTTCTCTGACTTTGTTAATGTTTGTCTTTTTGTCAGTAAGCGGGATGCCGTCTATTATAATTCTACCTTTGTTTATTGTTTCAAGGAGATTTAATGTCCTTAAAAATGTTGATTTACCTGATCCACTTGGCCCGATAACGACCACAACTTCGCCTTTATTTACATTTAAGGATACGCCTTTTAACGCTTTTACACCGTTAGGATAAATTTTAACAACGTTTTCTGCAATAATAATAGGTTCATTCATATTAATCACTCTCTGCCAATCTTCTTTCTAATAATTGTACTACAAATGATAACCCTGATGTCAAGACCAAATATAAAAGTGCGACTGTAAACCATACTTCAAATGGGCTAAAAGTAGAAGTAACAACTTCCCGACCTGCTTTTGTCAAATCAGTAATTGAAATAACAGACACAAGTGAAGAATCTTTTATCAAAGATATGAACTGTCCTGCCATAGGTGGGAGAGTCCTTTTTAATGCCTGAGGTAAGACAATATATCTCATTGCCTGATAGTAGTTCATCCCTAGACTTCTGGCTGCCTCCATCTGCCCTTTTGGGATAGATTGAATACCTGCTCTAACTATCTCGGCAATATACGCTCCAGCAAAAATTGATAATGCTGCAACGCCAGCGGTAAATCTGTCGAGATTTAATACGGTACCTATAAAGAAGTAAAAGATGAATATTTGTACCAAAAGAGGGGTTCCCCTGATAAGCTCAATGTATGTTATTGTCAGCTTTTTTAGGACAGGGTTATTTGAAATTCTGAAAATGCCTGCAATAATGCCAATGATAATTGCAAAGAAAATAGATATGACGGAAATTTTTAAGGTTACATATAGCCCTACCAATAAAGGTCCAGGCTTTATCTGTTTTACTTTTGCAATAACATCTCCTTCAAAAACCAAATCACCATCCATGACGGATACTTCGTTAAATTTCTTAAATGTTTTAGTCTCACCGGTGTCAGAAGTAACAATTATCTCTTTGCCCTTAATTTTAATAGTGCCGTCAAATGGTGCTCTGATTACGGAAGCAGATGTATTTACAATAAACTGAGTAAGCCTGTTCCATCTCCAGATATAGTCTACCTTTTTGGTTGTGGCATAAAGGCCATAACCTATGCCGATTAAAATCAAAACAAACGCTACATTCCATAAAAATTGTTTTAATTTGCTTTCCATTAATACCCCTTGTAATTTTTTTAATCACAACATCACTTAAAAAAATTATGTATAAAAGTTAAAGGCCTGCTTATGCAGGCCATAAGAGTTTATTTAACTTGCTTTTTCCATTCGTCGCTTTTGAACCATTTTTCATAAATTCTGTCGTATGTCCCGTCATTCTTTATCTGGCTTAAGAAATTGTTGAGCCAGTTTAAAAAGTCAGGGTCACCTTTTCTTACAGCCCAAGCAAGTGGCTCATAAGTAAAAGGCTTGTCAAGAAATACAAGCTTATCTTTATAGTCTGCATAGTAGAATGCACAAAGTGGAAGGTCGTAAACAAATGCATCGGCTTTGCCATTTATAAAATCTTGAAAAGCATCTGATTCTGTTTCAAAGAGATTTTTCTTTGCTTTAGGCATGTATTTTTTTGTGGCAAAGTCAGCAGTAACGCCTAATTTAGTAGCGATAACATATTTTTCATCGTTTAAATCTTTATAAGACTTTACTTTGCCTGCGAGTTCTTTTTTTATCAATATAGTTTGACCAACTACGATATTTGGGTCAGCAAAGTTTACCTGTAAATTTCTCTGAGGAGTGATAGTCATCCCTGACATAATAATATCAAATTTTTCAGTAATAAGAGCAGGGATTATTCCGTCCCATGCAGTGTTGACAATGGTAAGTTTTACACCCATAGCTTTTGCCATTTGTTTGGCGATATCAACATCAAAACCGATTATTTCGCCATTTTTTGCTGTCATTTCAAAAGGTTTGTAACCTGATTCAAGCCCTACTCTTAACTCACCCCTTTTCATAATTTGATTAAGAGTTGACTTTTCCCATAATGAGTTGTCACTTGCAAAAACACTTAGTGCCATTACGAAAACTAAAACTACGCTTAAAAAAAGCTTCTTCATAGATCCTCCTTAGTATGATTTTCCTTCATCTAAAAGCTCAGAAATTATCATCCTTACATTGCAGTCAGGGCACTTAGGAACGGTCTCTTTAGGGAGATAAACAATCTGCTTCCTACCACACTTAGGACACTTTACTTCAACAGCTTCAATTTTATCTCTCATAATGACCTCCTGATAAACCTTTACCTGCGTAAGGTAGGATAGTTTAGTTTCAAGATGATTTTTTTTCAAGTATTTTAATTGTAATTTAAAAATTTTTTAGTTTGTCTTTTTAAAAGAATTATTTAATATTGTAACTCTATGTGAAATAGATAAAAAATAGTAATGCCATAATTGCTGGGTTTTAACTGCTTTTAATTTTGTTTAACATTATTAAGACAAGCTATAATCTTAATACTTCACTATGGTTGAATAGAAATTGACACCAATAAATTAGACTGATATAGAGAAGAATACAAAAAAAGTGAGGTTGTGTATGCTAAAAAAATATCTCCTTGCACCGGGGCCGACAATGGTGCCTGAGAAAGTGCTTTTAGATATGGCTATGCCGGTAATTCATCATAGGACAAGCGAATTTTCAAAAATCTTCTCTGAAGCAAGGGAAAAGTTAAAAAAAGTTTTTGGCACTAAAGAAGATGTTTTAATGCTCGCTTCAAGCGGGACTGCAGCTATGGAAGCGGCAGTAGTGAATACTTTGAGTGC
Proteins encoded in this window:
- a CDS encoding transporter substrate-binding domain-containing protein, whose product is MKKLFLSVVLVFVMALSVFASDNSLWEKSTLNQIMKRGELRVGLESGYKPFEMTAKNGEIIGFDVDIAKQMAKAMGVKLTIVNTAWDGIIPALITEKFDIIMSGMTITPQRNLQVNFADPNIVVGQTILIKKELAGKVKSYKDLNDEKYVIATKLGVTADFATKKYMPKAKKNLFETESDAFQDFINGKADAFVYDLPLCAFYYADYKDKLVFLDKPFTYEPLAWAVRKGDPDFLNWLNNFLSQIKNDGTYDRIYEKWFKSDEWKKQVK
- a CDS encoding amino acid ABC transporter permease, with the translated sequence MESKLKQFLWNVAFVLILIGIGYGLYATTKKVDYIWRWNRLTQFIVNTSASVIRAPFDGTIKIKGKEIIVTSDTGETKTFKKFNEVSVMDGDLVFEGDVIAKVKQIKPGPLLVGLYVTLKISVISIFFAIIIGIIAGIFRISNNPVLKKLTITYIELIRGTPLLVQIFIFYFFIGTVLNLDRFTAGVAALSIFAGAYIAEIVRAGIQSIPKGQMEAARSLGMNYYQAMRYIVLPQALKRTLPPMAGQFISLIKDSSLVSVISITDLTKAGREVVTSTFSPFEVWFTVALLYLVLTSGLSFVVQLLERRLAESD
- a CDS encoding 2Fe-2S iron-sulfur cluster binding domain-containing protein codes for the protein MFFSKKYKVIVKNKNITVEAKSGAKLFQVLKDNNIPIQSLCSGDGQCGKCKVKVTAVDGKEINKPTKKDRLMIAIVNLDAGYRLACEYTIKQDIIVDTEEWIIRENYNPEIIGVKKSDKPATKDKQSESATANTDNAIDEENENIISPSTSETEKNNTPIIKEEHSTSDGLILIQFNTGIKYYFFSSGIDNISHSGTVKTTETLVNLIDDNTVSDFIYENIKVPDFERIIFVLEKPHFEGKNLLDIVNYYSFELGSVFCEVIQPINSPRQLTSFFRLTSNLKNNSLILSLDSLSSAHYVDSNGVIFNIDLRYITDEYNFEDLFFLEGKNPILEISEDFGNLKIKEPLVDPDSLTITAKLQALRNMILYGIVNNDYTFNERQSLMDKLPIEILVKISQIDDNKIFYIYRKKGVSLYIDEEFIEKIKYLKVILNSLFEYIEANYGKIQNISVNSFVNFDNLINNMLDINIIPKKYSKKVSFFTGDPTVLAAKFFSMPTIENYTQNKIKETLQIKLHNDSSFSEIFNRNLKTL
- a CDS encoding amino acid ABC transporter ATP-binding protein, with protein sequence MNEPIIIAENVVKIYPNGVKALKGVSLNVNKGEVVVVIGPSGSGKSTFLRTLNLLETINKGRIIIDGIPLTDKKTNINKVREEVGMVFQQFNLFPHMTALDNITLAPMKVRKMNEKEATEIAMTLLEKVGLADRANSYPSQLSGGQQQRIAIARALAMRPKIMLFDEPTSALDPEMIGEVLDVMKTLAKEGMTMVVVTHEMGFAREVADRVVFMDLGEIVETGTPMELFANPKNERLRQFLGQIL